The sequence ATTATTGGACTAGTTGAATCAGCTGCCGAACAAATATATTTATACGATTCAGAGCAAGAGGATCAAGCCTGCATTCAACAGGAGGAAGTGAATGATTTTTTACGACATGCGCTTGGGATGGTTAAGTGATCCCAGCTTTATCGAGTTAAATGAATGACAGTCAGTCATAAAATAAGGAGGATTATTAAATGAATAAGTCGTGGTTCTATGTCGCGATGACTAGTTTTTTTGAGTTGGTGTGGATATATGGTTTTAACGTAGCAAGCGCTTGGTGGCATTGGATTTTTATCGTTGTATTTATTGCAATTGATTTTCATTACTTAACAAAGGCTTGTGAAAATTTACCGACGGGTACAGTTTATGCGATTTTTGCAGGGATTGGAACAGTAGGTACGGCCTTAATGGATGTATTTTTCTTTGGCCACAGCTTGAGTGCAGGAAAAATATTCTTCATAGGGGTTTTAGTGATCGGTGTGATTAGCTTAAAATTAGCTGATGATCGAGAAGAGAGAAAAGTAGCGAAGGGAACTGTATAATTATGGGTTGGCTATATGTTTTACTTGCAGCAATTAGTGAAATTATTGGTGTCGTTGGATTAAAGAAATACAGTCAGAAAAAAACTGCGAGCAGTAGCTTGCTGTTTGTCGGTGGGTTTGGTGCTTCTTTTGCCTTTTTATACATGTCTTTTAAGTACTTGCAAGTGAGTATTGCTTACGCGGTATGGATTGGCATAGGTACGGCAGGAGCTGTTCTTATTAATATGTTTTTCTTTGGAGAATCAAAAAGCACGGGACGCATGGTAAGTGTCATGTTGATTGTAGCAGGTGTTGTAGGATTAAAATCATTATCATAATTTGAAAAACGAAGCCGAAGTGGCCTCGTTTTTTTATAGCCTAGAAAATTATAAAATTCTCGTACTGTGGATAAGTCGGAATAGGGTGATTTCTCGTCTAGGCTCCAGCGCCTAGCCCCTCGAGTCGCTTCGGTCTTGCTAGTAAAGGCAAAGGGCCGCCTTTACTTTCAAGCCCTCCAGCAGGGAAGGATTGAAGTTCATCCTTCCTACTTGTCGGGGCTGAACAAGCGCTTGCGCTTTTGTTTTGTCAGATTTACCGGTGAGTCTATAGAAATCTCCAAGTAATTTTAGATAATTTCCCACTTGCGTTGTTCAGCAATCGCCTGTAAGCGAGGTTCGGGCTGCACGGCGACGGGATGACCAACGAGCTCAAGGACGGGGATATCAGAAAAACTATCTCCATAGGCAAAACTATTTTTCCAGTCGATATCTTTCCCTTCCAGAGCCTGTTCAATTTTCTCGTTTTTTCGTGGACCATGAACATGGTGAATCGGTGCTTGATAATCGATATCTGGTCCATTTAAAGGGACTTCCGTACCGATAATTGTATCGAATTGTAATCCCTTTGTGACCGATTGTAGCAGGGGCGTATAGGCACCAGAAACGAGCATCACATGGACATCGTCGGCAATATGCTGTTCTAATCGTGATAGTACATCTGGATTGAAGCCCTGTCGTACTTTCTCAGCCAATTCCCCGAAATACTGATCGAGTTCTTCCTTTGATTGTCTTCCAAGTGCATCCAAATAGATTTGCATAGACTGTTCCTTCATCTTAGCCTCAGGAACAAGTTTCATTTTATGCCCAATGTAAGGTTTAAGAATCGCCCGGTAAAACTTTTTGAATTTTGGATGGTGAACGGGATGGTGTTTTAAATGGTCCATTAATAGCTGAAAGGTTTCTTCCGCATAGAGCGTTCCGTCAAAATCGAATATAGCAACTCGCATAATAATCCCCTTTTTCTTCCGTCATATCAATCACGCCCCCAGCGTGATTGTGTCCGGATTTTTTTCGAGCACGCTCGAAAAGCTCCCCTAAAAATCCGTGACATCCGCCGGAGGCTTTATCTGGATTCAGCAGGAGTTTGGACTCGCTTTGAATGAAAAGCTTTATTATATCCATCCAATTCTTCATAGAAGGGGGGCTTTTGCTGAATTCAGATAAATAATTCTCTTGTTCAATCATACAGCGTTTGTATTGTGGAGGCAATTTGAGGATAATGGAAGGAGAGAGCGAGGAGTTTTATTATGCAGAAAAACCGTGAAAATTCAGTAAATAAAAAAGCAGATACATCTGTTTACACAGTAAAAGAATCGGCGCAGTTACTGCCCTTTTTATTGGAAATGATGGCGGGTAGCGGGCGTAATGCGGTGAAATCTATATTGACACGTGGGCAAGTGACCGTGGATGGGAAA comes from Sporosarcina sp. FSL K6-3457 and encodes:
- a CDS encoding DMT family transporter codes for the protein MGWLYVLLAAISEIIGVVGLKKYSQKKTASSSLLFVGGFGASFAFLYMSFKYLQVSIAYAVWIGIGTAGAVLINMFFFGESKSTGRMVSVMLIVAGVVGLKSLS
- a CDS encoding DMT family transporter, which encodes MNKSWFYVAMTSFFELVWIYGFNVASAWWHWIFIVVFIAIDFHYLTKACENLPTGTVYAIFAGIGTVGTALMDVFFFGHSLSAGKIFFIGVLVIGVISLKLADDREERKVAKGTV
- a CDS encoding HAD family hydrolase, with translation MRVAIFDFDGTLYAEETFQLLMDHLKHHPVHHPKFKKFYRAILKPYIGHKMKLVPEAKMKEQSMQIYLDALGRQSKEELDQYFGELAEKVRQGFNPDVLSRLEQHIADDVHVMLVSGAYTPLLQSVTKGLQFDTIIGTEVPLNGPDIDYQAPIHHVHGPRKNEKIEQALEGKDIDWKNSFAYGDSFSDIPVLELVGHPVAVQPEPRLQAIAEQRKWEII